The Streptomyces camelliae genome window below encodes:
- a CDS encoding type 1 glutamine amidotransferase family protein — protein sequence MTGPADRRVHLAVYDSLADWETGHTAAYLARAGYEVVTVGPGREPVTSIGGLRILPDLALDELRPEDSSLLILPGADLWSAGDGLAPFARAARAFLDAGVPVAAICGATAGLAREGLLDDRAHTSASPFYLAQAPGYAGGDRYVEADAVTDGGLVTAGPTEPVAFAREVLRLLGVYEGEVLDAWYRLYHDSDAEAYVVLQQAGGR from the coding sequence ATGACCGGACCGGCTGACCGACGGGTGCATCTCGCGGTCTACGACAGCCTCGCCGACTGGGAGACGGGGCATACGGCCGCCTATCTGGCCCGTGCCGGGTACGAGGTGGTGACGGTGGGGCCCGGCCGGGAGCCGGTGACGAGCATCGGCGGGCTGCGGATCCTGCCGGACCTCGCGCTGGACGAGCTGCGCCCCGAGGACAGCTCCCTGCTGATCCTGCCGGGCGCCGACCTCTGGTCCGCCGGCGACGGCCTCGCCCCCTTCGCCCGCGCGGCGCGCGCCTTCCTCGACGCGGGTGTGCCGGTGGCCGCGATCTGCGGGGCGACCGCCGGCCTCGCCCGCGAGGGGCTCCTCGACGACCGCGCCCACACCAGCGCCTCCCCCTTCTACCTGGCGCAGGCCCCCGGTTACGCCGGGGGCGACCGCTACGTGGAGGCGGACGCCGTGACCGACGGCGGCCTGGTCACCGCCGGGCCCACCGAGCCGGTCGCCTTCGCCCGGGAGGTCCTCCGGCTCCTCGGGGTGTACGAGGGTGAGGTGCTGGACGCCTGGTACCGGCTGTACCACGACTCCGACGCGGAGGCGTACGTCGTGCTGCAGCAGGCCGGTGGCCGGTGA
- a CDS encoding MarR family winged helix-turn-helix transcriptional regulator, with product MSRKHQDLLSRGAVGTFRLNGQFLAVAEELARPAGLTAAWWQVLGAVLGEPLPVAGVARAMGITRQSVQRIADLLVERGLAEYRPNPAHRRAKLLAPTEEGRAAVARIGPGHAAFAGRLAAAMGETELAEAVRLLERLSEVLDRLGKPVVEP from the coding sequence GTGAGCCGGAAACACCAGGACCTCCTCAGCCGCGGTGCCGTCGGCACCTTCCGGCTGAACGGCCAGTTCCTCGCCGTCGCCGAGGAGCTGGCACGGCCGGCCGGTCTGACCGCCGCCTGGTGGCAGGTGCTGGGGGCGGTGCTCGGGGAGCCGCTGCCGGTCGCCGGGGTCGCGCGGGCCATGGGCATCACGCGGCAGAGCGTGCAGCGCATCGCCGACCTGCTGGTGGAGCGGGGGCTCGCCGAGTACCGGCCGAACCCGGCCCACCGGCGTGCGAAGCTCCTCGCGCCGACCGAGGAGGGGCGGGCGGCCGTGGCGCGCATCGGCCCGGGGCACGCGGCCTTCGCCGGGCGGCTGGCGGCGGCGATGGGCGAGACCGAGCTCGCCGAGGCGGTACGGCTGCTGGAGCGGCTCTCGGAGGTCCTGGACCGGCTCGGCAAGCCTGTTGTGGAACCGTAG
- a CDS encoding aspartate aminotransferase family protein: MTPQPNPETGAAVKAADRAHVFHSWSAQDLIDPLAVAGAEGSYFWDYDGKRYLDFTSGLVFTNIGYQHPKVVAAIQEQAARMTTFAPAFAVEARSEAARLIAERTPGDLDKIFFTNAGADAVEHAVRMARLHTGRPKVLSAYRSYHGGTQQAVNLTGDPRRWASDSATNGVVHFWAPFLYRSRFYAETEEQETARALEHLETTIAFEGPGTVAAIILETIPGTAGIMVPPPGYLAGVREICDRHGIVFILDEVMAGFGRTGEWFAADLFGVVPDLMTFAKGVNSGYVPLGGVAISQKIAETFGKRPYPGGLTYSGHPLACAAAVATINVMAEEGVVENAKSLGADLLGPALAALAERHPSVGEVRGTGMFWALELVKNRETREPLVPYNAAGEANAPMAAFTAAAKQHGLWPFVNMNRTHVVPPCNVTEAELKEGLAALDAALSVADAYTE, translated from the coding sequence ATGACCCCTCAGCCCAACCCCGAAACCGGCGCCGCGGTCAAGGCCGCGGACCGCGCGCACGTCTTTCACTCCTGGTCGGCCCAGGACCTCATCGACCCGCTCGCCGTCGCCGGCGCCGAGGGGTCGTACTTCTGGGACTACGACGGCAAGCGGTACCTGGACTTCACCAGCGGGCTCGTCTTCACCAACATCGGCTACCAGCACCCCAAGGTCGTCGCGGCGATCCAGGAGCAGGCGGCACGGATGACCACCTTCGCGCCCGCCTTCGCGGTCGAGGCGCGCTCGGAGGCGGCCCGGCTGATCGCCGAGCGGACCCCGGGCGACCTGGACAAGATCTTCTTCACCAACGCCGGCGCGGACGCCGTCGAGCACGCGGTGCGCATGGCGCGGCTGCACACGGGACGCCCGAAGGTGCTCTCGGCGTACCGCTCGTACCACGGCGGCACCCAGCAGGCGGTCAACCTCACCGGCGACCCGCGCCGCTGGGCGAGCGACAGCGCCACGAACGGCGTCGTCCACTTCTGGGCGCCGTTCCTCTACCGCTCCCGCTTCTACGCCGAGACCGAGGAGCAGGAGACCGCGCGGGCGCTGGAGCACCTGGAGACGACGATCGCCTTCGAGGGGCCGGGGACGGTTGCCGCGATCATCCTGGAGACCATCCCGGGCACGGCCGGGATCATGGTCCCGCCGCCCGGCTATCTGGCCGGGGTCCGCGAGATCTGCGACCGCCACGGCATCGTCTTCATCCTGGACGAGGTCATGGCCGGCTTCGGGCGCACGGGCGAGTGGTTCGCCGCCGACCTCTTCGGTGTCGTACCCGACCTGATGACCTTCGCCAAGGGCGTGAACTCGGGTTACGTGCCCCTCGGCGGTGTCGCGATCTCACAGAAGATCGCCGAGACCTTCGGCAAGCGGCCGTACCCCGGCGGTCTGACCTACTCCGGGCACCCGCTGGCCTGCGCCGCCGCCGTCGCCACGATCAACGTGATGGCGGAGGAGGGCGTGGTCGAGAACGCCAAGAGCCTGGGCGCCGATCTCCTCGGTCCCGCCCTCGCCGCCCTGGCCGAGCGCCACCCGAGCGTCGGCGAGGTCCGCGGCACCGGCATGTTCTGGGCGCTGGAGCTCGTGAAGAACCGCGAGACCCGCGAGCCGCTCGTGCCGTACAACGCGGCCGGCGAGGCCAATGCCCCCATGGCCGCCTTCACGGCCGCCGCCAAGCAGCACGGCCTGTGGCCCTTCGTGAACATGAACCGCACCCATGTGGTCCCGCCCTGCAATGTCACCGAGGCCGAGCTGAAGGAGGGCCTCGCCGCCCTCGACGCGGCGCTGAGCGTCGCCGACGCATACACGGAGTGA